The Streptomyces sp. NBC_01197 genome window below encodes:
- a CDS encoding HNH endonuclease, protein MRSPDWTWDELLLICSRVVNDGWRQLRAYQASTQELAELLRSLPLHGDAAGQVPEFRSAASISRKSADLLTSRPDYAGPATRGGRLTALVTQAFIEREAEMLLAAQAIEDGISSGELFLIPEQPDEVAEDGVPAAEGRLLARWAISRERNPALRRRKIGQARRLGHPLQCTVCTFNFGERYGALGEGYIEVHHTLPLHISGPRETKLEDLAFLCANCHRMCHRNHRGASWRTPAALRAEIAELTRSPRTA, encoded by the coding sequence ATGCGTAGCCCTGACTGGACCTGGGACGAGTTGTTGCTGATCTGCTCTCGCGTGGTGAACGACGGATGGCGGCAGCTCAGGGCCTACCAGGCGTCCACACAGGAGCTTGCCGAGCTGCTCCGCTCTCTGCCGCTGCACGGGGACGCCGCCGGTCAGGTGCCCGAGTTCCGCTCGGCTGCCAGCATCAGCCGCAAGAGCGCGGACCTGCTTACAAGCCGGCCGGACTACGCGGGCCCGGCTACCAGAGGCGGGAGGCTGACCGCGCTCGTCACTCAGGCATTCATCGAGCGCGAGGCCGAGATGCTTCTCGCGGCCCAGGCAATCGAAGACGGTATCTCGTCCGGCGAACTCTTCCTCATCCCGGAACAGCCGGACGAAGTGGCCGAGGACGGAGTCCCCGCCGCCGAGGGCCGACTGCTGGCCCGGTGGGCGATCTCCCGTGAGCGCAACCCTGCCTTGCGCAGGCGCAAGATCGGCCAAGCCCGCAGGCTCGGGCACCCCCTCCAGTGCACGGTGTGCACGTTCAACTTCGGAGAGAGATACGGGGCGCTCGGCGAGGGGTACATCGAGGTCCACCACACGCTCCCCCTCCATATTTCCGGACCCCGGGAAACGAAGCTGGAAGACCTCGCCTTCCTCTGTGCCAACTGTCACCGCATGTGCCACAGAAACCATCGCGGGGCATCCTGGCGTACCCCGGCTGCCCTTCGGGCCGAGATTGCGGAGCTCACCCGCTCTCCCAGAACCGCATAG
- a CDS encoding DNA cytosine methyltransferase, protein MTSTERKFTSVEICAGAGGQAVGLHNALFRHLALIEVDPHACETLRKNVVGNKEWGGCEVMEEDLTQLKPVELRRHLKLNRGDLDLLAGGVPCPPFSVAGKQLGENDERDLFPVMLKLVEELQPKAVMIENVKGLLDRKFEGYRDSILKQLEEWGYQKCYWRLLEAKDYGVPQLRPRAILVAMKAEYKKHFLWSAPEMRPVVTVGEALGRSMQHRFDAVDDPRAEAALADWREMASKGVAPTLVGGSKKHGGADLGPTRAKKAWKLLGVCGLGVANDPLEMKDPERDLFAAAGPKLTVSQAAIIQGFPETWNFSGRKTAAYRQVGNAFPPPVAQAVGEQIIAALEAKGKAETLFDVPAPSAPVRTKPLNRRGDLERAGVR, encoded by the coding sequence ATGACCAGCACTGAGAGGAAGTTCACCTCAGTTGAGATCTGCGCTGGGGCGGGAGGGCAGGCTGTCGGCCTTCACAACGCGCTGTTCCGACACCTCGCGTTGATCGAAGTAGATCCGCATGCGTGCGAAACCCTCCGGAAGAACGTGGTCGGCAACAAGGAATGGGGCGGGTGTGAGGTCATGGAGGAGGACCTCACCCAGCTCAAACCAGTGGAGCTGCGGCGTCATCTCAAACTGAACAGGGGGGACCTGGATCTCCTGGCAGGGGGCGTTCCGTGCCCGCCGTTCTCTGTTGCCGGGAAGCAGCTGGGGGAGAATGACGAGCGGGATCTGTTTCCCGTCATGCTCAAGCTTGTGGAAGAACTCCAGCCCAAAGCTGTGATGATCGAAAACGTCAAGGGCCTGCTGGACCGGAAGTTTGAAGGCTACCGGGACAGCATCTTGAAGCAGCTGGAAGAGTGGGGGTACCAGAAGTGCTACTGGCGGCTTCTGGAAGCAAAGGACTACGGCGTGCCGCAACTCAGGCCGCGTGCCATCCTCGTTGCGATGAAGGCCGAGTACAAGAAGCACTTCCTGTGGTCTGCGCCTGAGATGCGCCCCGTTGTGACGGTTGGGGAAGCGCTCGGTCGTTCCATGCAGCACCGGTTTGATGCCGTTGACGATCCTCGTGCTGAGGCCGCGCTCGCTGATTGGCGGGAAATGGCTTCGAAGGGAGTGGCGCCGACGCTAGTGGGCGGATCAAAGAAGCATGGTGGTGCCGATCTTGGTCCAACTCGGGCGAAGAAGGCATGGAAATTGCTCGGTGTATGCGGCCTGGGTGTCGCGAATGATCCGCTTGAGATGAAGGACCCGGAACGTGACCTCTTTGCTGCTGCGGGCCCGAAACTCACCGTGAGCCAAGCGGCTATCATTCAGGGATTTCCTGAGACGTGGAATTTCAGCGGCCGTAAAACTGCGGCATATCGGCAGGTGGGAAATGCCTTTCCGCCACCCGTCGCGCAGGCGGTTGGAGAGCAGATCATCGCGGCCCTTGAAGCGAAGGGTAAAGCCGAGACCCTCTTCGATGTGCCAGCTCCGTCAGCGCCCGTCAGGACGAAGCCTCTCAACCGTAGAGGCGATCTTGAACGCGCAGGCGTCCGGTGA
- a CDS encoding very short patch repair endonuclease — protein sequence MHVTSNDDWEPPQGSWASSAARRRNMQAIRSRDTKPERLIRRLVHAQGLRYRVAAKPLPDLRRTADLVFRRAKVAVFVDGCYWHGCPDHYISPKTNPGYWSDKIARNMARDRDTDHQLTEAGWTVLRFWEHESPDACAFKIASTVERLRPDGR from the coding sequence ATGCACGTGACATCCAACGACGACTGGGAACCTCCGCAGGGTTCCTGGGCATCCTCAGCCGCGCGGCGCAGAAACATGCAGGCAATCCGGAGCCGCGATACGAAACCAGAACGGCTGATCCGTCGGCTCGTGCACGCGCAGGGACTTCGCTACCGCGTGGCAGCTAAGCCCCTGCCTGACCTCCGGCGGACAGCAGACCTGGTCTTCCGCCGGGCGAAGGTCGCCGTCTTTGTTGACGGCTGTTACTGGCACGGATGCCCGGATCACTACATCTCACCCAAGACCAACCCCGGGTACTGGTCGGACAAGATTGCCCGGAACATGGCGCGCGACCGGGATACCGATCACCAGCTCACAGAGGCCGGCTGGACCGTGCTCCGGTTCTGGGAGCATGAATCACCGGACGCCTGCGCGTTCAAGATCGCCTCTACGGTTGAGAGGCTTCGTCCTGACGGGCGCTGA
- a CDS encoding NgoMIV family type II restriction endonuclease, translating into MSATFATDLLGWKKADKTGRIVPNSADSDNEQSIALAGSVLDSLGALRVVTPDTPPKPGPVLEQKVMSDLSRILPEADPTRTWKLDRKELVTSFAQYSHLRRVDELVKESPELRVAIGRDYLIKPDVTVGLSDPSLAHSPDPFLHAAVSCKWTIRSDRVQNIRHEFIQMIRHRRGRQPHLVTVTAEPLPSRIAAIARGTGEVDAVYHIAFDAMAHAVSVVGNRQQQDDWHECVEQRRVLPYEELAPTLIRW; encoded by the coding sequence ATGAGCGCTACCTTTGCGACTGACCTGTTGGGCTGGAAGAAGGCCGATAAAACCGGGAGAATCGTCCCGAATAGCGCCGATTCCGATAATGAGCAGTCAATCGCTCTAGCCGGATCAGTTCTTGATTCCCTAGGCGCCCTGCGGGTAGTAACGCCAGACACACCACCTAAACCCGGCCCCGTCCTGGAACAGAAGGTGATGTCCGATCTCTCACGTATCCTTCCTGAGGCAGACCCAACGCGCACCTGGAAGCTCGACCGAAAAGAACTTGTCACCTCATTCGCCCAGTACTCACACCTGCGCCGCGTTGATGAACTCGTGAAGGAGAGCCCCGAACTCCGTGTCGCGATTGGGCGCGACTATCTGATTAAGCCTGATGTCACCGTGGGCCTCAGCGACCCTTCATTAGCTCACAGCCCTGACCCATTTCTGCATGCTGCAGTCTCCTGTAAGTGGACCATCCGTTCGGATCGAGTCCAGAACATCCGGCACGAATTCATTCAGATGATCCGGCATCGTCGCGGCCGTCAGCCTCACCTTGTAACAGTCACTGCAGAGCCTCTGCCGAGTAGAATCGCGGCTATCGCCCGGGGCACGGGCGAGGTCGATGCCGTGTACCACATTGCCTTCGATGCGATGGCGCATGCTGTGTCAGTCGTCGGAAACAGACAGCAACAGGACGACTGGCATGAGTGCGTAGAACAGCGGCGGGTACTGCCGTACGAAGAGCTCGCACCCACTCTGATCCGCTGGTAA
- a CDS encoding NaeI family type II restriction endonuclease, whose translation MRDEIQRLDPTGLRFATVLRDTIDQLLNGEATGRYDWKTLFKTEKTHAGTVVEINLQREFKFADGTDMDYKIAGSDVDCKYSQQFGGWMIPPEAMGHICLLVWADDSKSRWSAGLLRIREEWLNGGSNRDMKLTVKAAHREKILWLWRDAELPENILLHMDPVDRATVFAHSSGQARLIELFRLVQKRRIGRNVVRAVAQQKDYMKRVRGNGGARSALQSEGILIMGDYESHRRIAEGLGVLSPREGEFVSVRVTRSSGHQPDRPSATLDGTKWCCAQPEDAIEPGPSLPSHTK comes from the coding sequence GTGCGTGATGAAATCCAGCGCCTTGACCCGACGGGCCTGCGCTTCGCCACCGTACTGCGGGACACCATCGATCAGCTATTGAATGGCGAGGCCACAGGACGATACGACTGGAAGACTCTGTTCAAGACGGAGAAGACCCACGCGGGAACGGTCGTTGAGATCAACCTGCAAAGGGAATTCAAATTTGCCGATGGAACCGACATGGACTACAAGATCGCGGGTTCGGACGTCGACTGCAAGTACTCGCAGCAGTTCGGGGGCTGGATGATCCCTCCCGAAGCCATGGGGCACATTTGTCTCCTCGTATGGGCAGACGACTCCAAGAGCCGCTGGAGTGCGGGTCTTCTCCGCATCCGGGAAGAGTGGCTCAACGGCGGGAGCAACCGTGACATGAAACTCACGGTCAAAGCGGCTCACAGGGAGAAGATTCTCTGGCTATGGCGCGATGCGGAACTGCCAGAGAACATCCTTCTCCACATGGATCCCGTAGACCGCGCGACTGTTTTCGCGCACTCATCTGGCCAGGCCCGCCTTATTGAGCTGTTTCGCCTTGTCCAGAAACGTCGCATCGGACGCAACGTGGTTCGCGCAGTGGCCCAGCAGAAGGACTACATGAAGCGAGTCCGCGGCAACGGTGGGGCGCGATCAGCCCTCCAGAGCGAAGGGATACTGATCATGGGCGACTACGAGAGTCATCGCAGGATCGCTGAGGGCCTGGGCGTTCTTTCGCCACGTGAAGGCGAGTTCGTCAGCGTGCGAGTCACACGTTCTTCTGGCCATCAGCCTGACCGGCCCAGCGCTACCCTTGATGGCACCAAGTGGTGCTGCGCACAGCCAGAAGATGCCATCGAACCGGGCCCTTCGCTCCCTTCCCACACCAAATAG
- a CDS encoding ATP-binding protein, producing the protein MREEHMPCEPTVDWQFEVPTSGSKQLLPSAARYVDSLTHQGYSFAAAIADLIDNSVDARSQNVVVSFLREDDRLASLLVIDDGMGTDDEDLDVAMTVGGRQNYPPEALGH; encoded by the coding sequence GTGCGCGAGGAACACATGCCCTGTGAGCCCACCGTTGACTGGCAGTTCGAGGTCCCTACCTCCGGCAGCAAACAGCTGCTCCCTTCTGCAGCGCGCTACGTCGACTCTCTGACCCACCAGGGCTACAGCTTTGCGGCAGCCATCGCCGACCTCATCGACAACTCAGTGGACGCCCGTTCCCAGAACGTAGTCGTCAGCTTCCTGCGGGAAGACGACCGTCTCGCCAGCCTGCTCGTCATCGACGACGGCATGGGGACGGATGATGAGGATCTGGATGTCGCCATGACGGTGGGCGGGCGTCAGAACTATCCTCCTGAAGCTCTCGGACACTGA
- a CDS encoding APC family permease — translation MGRVGLLFAGVGSIIGSGWLFGALNAAKLAGPASIFSWAIAAVMILLIGLCFAELGTMFPVSGGVVRFPHISFGSFASYTMGWINWIAAATVAPIEVEGALQYATKWADFTQFHPKTGTHTLTSLGYVIAVIAMAFFVALNYFGIRWFARVNNVLVWWKLAVIIMVIVAFAITAFHGRNFTAAAYGGFAPGGMKGIFTAISTAGITFSFLGFRQGVELAGETDNPKRNVPFAIIGSVLLTGVIYILLEIAFIASVPGHDLKSSGGWLNLAFANDFGPLAAIAGAIGLGWLAYILYIDAVISPADTGLVYTTVTARISYAMGRNGNAPEALTKTTSPGAPMISLIVTFVLGLIVFLPFPSWQQLVGFITSATVLSFGSGPVVLAAMRRQIPDWNRPFRVPGGDVIPFLGLYSANLIVYWAGWNTNWKLFATIGIGFVLLAIFEITGKGRAPKLDWASGLPWVAPWLVGLALISWVGDYDGGLGYIGLGWGFLVNLALAAIVYVLALRSKLPTVRVEQHIEEARHEARVEEEELGLPA, via the coding sequence ATGGGCCGGGTCGGTCTGTTGTTCGCTGGTGTGGGGTCGATCATTGGCTCGGGCTGGCTCTTCGGTGCGCTCAATGCGGCCAAGCTGGCTGGGCCCGCCTCGATCTTCTCCTGGGCGATCGCCGCCGTGATGATCCTGCTCATTGGGCTGTGTTTCGCCGAGCTGGGGACCATGTTTCCGGTATCCGGTGGTGTGGTGCGTTTTCCGCATATCTCCTTCGGGTCGTTCGCCAGTTACACCATGGGGTGGATCAACTGGATCGCCGCGGCGACCGTCGCCCCCATTGAGGTGGAAGGCGCCCTGCAATACGCCACTAAATGGGCAGACTTCACCCAATTCCATCCGAAAACCGGGACTCATACGCTGACGTCACTCGGTTATGTCATCGCGGTCATCGCGATGGCGTTCTTCGTGGCGCTGAACTACTTCGGTATCCGCTGGTTCGCGCGGGTCAACAACGTACTGGTGTGGTGGAAGCTGGCAGTCATCATCATGGTGATCGTCGCCTTCGCCATCACGGCGTTCCATGGCCGGAACTTCACCGCCGCGGCGTACGGCGGGTTCGCGCCGGGTGGGATGAAAGGCATCTTCACTGCCATCTCCACCGCTGGGATCACCTTCTCCTTCCTCGGTTTCCGCCAAGGTGTCGAGCTGGCGGGAGAGACGGACAACCCCAAGCGCAACGTCCCGTTCGCGATCATCGGTTCGGTGCTGCTCACCGGAGTGATCTACATCCTGCTGGAGATCGCCTTCATCGCCTCGGTCCCCGGCCACGATCTGAAGTCTTCCGGCGGCTGGCTCAACCTGGCGTTCGCCAACGACTTCGGTCCACTCGCCGCGATCGCCGGCGCTATCGGGCTCGGCTGGCTGGCGTACATCCTGTATATCGACGCCGTGATCTCTCCTGCGGACACCGGTCTGGTCTACACCACGGTTACGGCCCGTATCTCGTACGCCATGGGGCGGAACGGGAACGCGCCGGAAGCGCTGACGAAGACGACCTCGCCTGGAGCGCCGATGATCAGTCTGATCGTCACGTTCGTGCTGGGGCTGATCGTCTTTCTGCCCTTCCCGAGCTGGCAGCAGCTGGTCGGATTCATCACCTCCGCGACGGTGCTGTCCTTCGGTTCCGGTCCGGTCGTGCTGGCTGCGATGCGGCGCCAGATACCGGACTGGAACCGGCCGTTCCGGGTGCCCGGCGGTGATGTGATTCCGTTCCTCGGGCTGTACTCGGCGAACCTGATCGTCTACTGGGCCGGCTGGAACACCAACTGGAAGCTGTTCGCGACCATCGGTATCGGCTTCGTCCTTCTGGCGATCTTCGAGATCACCGGCAAGGGCCGTGCCCCGAAGCTGGACTGGGCGTCGGGCCTGCCGTGGGTGGCGCCGTGGCTGGTGGGTCTGGCCCTCATCAGCTGGGTGGGCGATTACGACGGCGGCCTCGGTTACATCGGGCTCGGCTGGGGCTTCCTGGTCAACCTGGCACTCGCCGCGATCGTCTATGTACTGGCCCTGCGGTCCAAGCTGCCCACGGTGCGGGTGGAGCAGCACATCGAGGAAGCCCGTCATGAGGCCCGGGTCGAGGAAGAGGAGCTCGGGCTGCCGGCGTAA
- a CDS encoding YrhK family protein — MSTGTPPATPPATPPGTLTLHIGHEELAIRRRYEVASILNDILVAVWFIVGSVMFFSERWTVTGTWCFLIGSIELLIRPVIRLSRHLHIQRVRSSRENGQAADSTQDY, encoded by the coding sequence ATGAGTACAGGCACGCCACCAGCCACACCACCGGCAACGCCACCAGGCACGTTGACGCTGCATATCGGGCACGAGGAACTGGCCATCCGGCGGCGCTACGAGGTTGCCAGCATCCTCAACGACATCCTCGTCGCCGTCTGGTTCATCGTCGGCAGCGTGATGTTCTTCTCCGAGCGCTGGACCGTGACCGGGACGTGGTGCTTCCTCATCGGCAGTATCGAACTGCTGATCCGCCCGGTCATCCGGCTCTCCAGGCACCTGCACATCCAGCGCGTCCGCTCCTCCCGTGAGAACGGGCAGGCCGCTGACTCCACGCAGGACTACTAG
- a CDS encoding SEC-C domain-containing protein — protein sequence MRPDTPADHHAEAERLLRTAEQYPEDQEPLLLQAAAHLELAGDRARATTLYDRLLAGPAENLALIKALQAANLWEYGHEAEARAMIDGIRASTPQDPAPWAIVAETLEAHDEPDAAHATFTKALTLLVDPAEEVPYAAQALLTGRHRVSRALGNEHDAWDALADSLHMGDISLDELHDPNRLWALGSNDPAVLRAEIARLQSELGTYRAALSRPFPVAVLHWQARELAELLAAYPALGSEYPSHTTHLIEIESALRELSAAGTTNLGIVTGSIPSYEAFAASESASPSETELLPLYATTLAARGRAVPWPPARNTACWCGSGVAYRGCHGA from the coding sequence ATGCGCCCCGACACTCCCGCTGATCACCACGCCGAAGCCGAGCGGCTGCTGCGCACCGCCGAGCAGTACCCGGAGGACCAGGAGCCGCTGCTGCTCCAGGCCGCGGCCCACCTGGAACTGGCCGGCGACCGCGCCCGCGCCACGACGCTCTACGACCGGCTGCTGGCAGGCCCGGCCGAGAACCTCGCCCTGATCAAGGCCCTGCAGGCGGCCAACCTGTGGGAGTACGGCCACGAGGCGGAAGCCCGCGCCATGATCGACGGCATCCGCGCCTCCACACCGCAGGACCCGGCCCCCTGGGCGATCGTCGCGGAGACCCTGGAGGCCCACGACGAACCGGACGCGGCCCACGCCACCTTCACCAAGGCCCTGACGCTGCTGGTCGATCCGGCGGAAGAGGTCCCGTACGCGGCCCAGGCCCTCCTCACGGGCCGCCACCGCGTGAGCAGGGCCCTGGGCAACGAGCACGACGCGTGGGACGCCCTGGCGGACTCCCTGCACATGGGCGACATCAGCCTGGACGAACTCCACGACCCGAACCGCCTGTGGGCGCTCGGTTCGAATGACCCGGCCGTCCTGCGAGCGGAAATCGCCCGCCTCCAGTCGGAGTTGGGCACCTACCGGGCTGCGCTGTCCCGCCCGTTCCCGGTGGCGGTACTGCACTGGCAGGCCCGGGAACTCGCCGAACTCCTGGCGGCGTACCCGGCCCTGGGGTCGGAGTACCCCTCGCACACGACCCACCTGATCGAAATCGAATCGGCGCTGCGGGAACTGTCGGCGGCGGGCACGACGAACCTGGGCATCGTGACGGGAAGCATCCCGTCGTACGAGGCTTTCGCCGCCTCGGAGTCAGCGTCCCCATCAGAAACGGAACTGCTCCCCCTGTACGCCACGACACTGGCGGCGCGCGGCCGTGCCGTGCCCTGGCCGCCGGCCCGGAACACAGCTTGCTGGTGCGGGTCGGGGGTGGCGTATCGGGGGTGCCATGGGGCATAG